A portion of the Corynebacterium jeikeium genome contains these proteins:
- a CDS encoding adenosine deaminase: MTNSLHSDAQSLDTQSSASNLDEMRKVVASLPKVLLHDHLDGGLRPQTVIDLAADCGYTDQLPTTDVDELEKWFIDTGNSGSLPSYLTAFAHTCAVMQTAESLTRVAREAVEDLAADNVVYAELRLAPENHLEKGLDMQAVIDALVEGLAQGEAHAAAEGKHITARLLVCAMRQNDNSKEVAQLVIDNYGKNSDGYVVGFDIAGPENGFPPANHAEAFTMLRENLIPVTIHAGEDAGVDSLQDAVVQGARRLGHGVRIYEDFGASLEGIECQEVASAIRDRQIPLEICPTSNVQTGVCDSVADHPFSLLDDMSFACTVNTDNRLIGATSMTRECMELVENFGYGYSELFELTSNALNNAFVDLPTREHIMDTIIYPAYLQLIDNSDEDIETDVNGAGFGAEDELNLTLD, translated from the coding sequence ATGACTAATTCTTTGCACAGTGATGCTCAGTCTCTGGACACACAGTCTTCGGCATCGAATCTCGATGAGATGCGCAAGGTTGTCGCCAGCCTGCCCAAGGTACTGCTTCACGATCACCTCGATGGCGGCCTGCGCCCGCAGACCGTTATCGACCTGGCCGCGGACTGCGGTTACACCGATCAGTTGCCCACCACCGACGTGGATGAACTGGAGAAGTGGTTCATTGACACCGGCAACTCTGGCTCGTTGCCGAGCTACCTGACCGCCTTCGCGCACACCTGCGCCGTCATGCAGACCGCTGAGTCGCTGACGCGCGTGGCGCGTGAGGCCGTCGAGGATCTGGCCGCCGACAACGTCGTCTACGCTGAGCTGCGCTTGGCTCCGGAAAACCATTTGGAAAAGGGCCTGGATATGCAGGCTGTCATCGACGCACTGGTCGAAGGCCTGGCGCAGGGTGAAGCCCATGCCGCCGCTGAGGGAAAGCACATCACCGCACGTCTGCTGGTCTGTGCGATGCGCCAGAATGACAATTCCAAGGAAGTCGCACAGCTGGTCATCGACAACTACGGGAAGAACTCCGACGGGTACGTTGTCGGTTTTGACATCGCTGGACCGGAAAACGGCTTCCCACCGGCTAACCATGCCGAAGCATTCACCATGCTGCGGGAAAACCTCATTCCGGTCACCATTCACGCAGGTGAAGACGCCGGTGTCGATTCGTTGCAGGATGCTGTCGTGCAAGGTGCTCGCCGCCTGGGTCACGGCGTACGCATCTACGAGGACTTCGGTGCTTCCCTCGAGGGCATCGAATGCCAGGAGGTTGCCTCCGCTATTCGTGACCGCCAGATTCCGCTGGAAATCTGCCCGACCTCCAACGTTCAGACTGGTGTTTGTGACAGCGTTGCGGATCACCCGTTCTCGCTTCTCGACGATATGAGTTTCGCCTGCACGGTCAACACGGATAACCGTCTGATTGGCGCGACTTCCATGACCCGGGAGTGCATGGAGTTGGTGGAGAACTTCGGTTACGGCTACAGCGAGCTGTTCGAACTGACCTCGAATGCGCTAAACAATGCATTCGTGGATCTGCCGACCCGCGAGCACATCATGGACACCATTATTTACCCCGCTTACCTGCAGCTTATCGACAACAGCGACGAGGACATCGAAACTGATGTCAACGGTGCGGGTTTCGGTGCCGAAGATGAGCTGAACCTGACGCTGGACTAG